The following are from one region of the Nicotiana tabacum cultivar K326 chromosome 3, ASM71507v2, whole genome shotgun sequence genome:
- the LOC142179361 gene encoding kirola-like, protein MGLKGKLIAQIEMKCAGDLLHEHFKSNPHQTSTMSPNKITNFTLHEGQLGSTGSVVSWKFVLGGKERHAKQVLHIDDAKKSITFNFVEGDMNELYKSMTATLTAEGNWMTWTFVYEKLNENIPEPLDIFELAICLLKDLEPHHVGK, encoded by the exons ATGGGTCTCAAAGGCAAATTAATCGCTCAAATAGAGATGAAGTGTGCTGGAGATTTGCTTCATGAACACTTCAAATCAAATCCACACCAAACCTCCACCATGTCTCCTAATAAGATAACAAATTTCACGTTACATGAGGGTCAGTTGGGCAGTACTGGTTCTGTTGTTAGCTGGAAGTTTGTTCTCG GAGGAAAAGAGAGGCATGCGAAGCAGGTCCTGCACATAGATGATGCAAAAAAATCAATCACCTTCAATTTTGTTGAAGGTGATATGAATGAATTATACAAGTCCATGACAGCTACTTTGACTGCAGAGGGAAACTGGATGACTTGGACCTTTGTGTATGAGAAGTTGAATGAAAACATACCAGAGCCCCTTGATATTTTTGAATTAGCTATTTGCCTCCTCAAAGACCTTGAGCCTCACCATGTTGGGAAATAG